Proteins found in one Takifugu rubripes chromosome 15, fTakRub1.2, whole genome shotgun sequence genomic segment:
- the nsd1b gene encoding histone-lysine N-methyltransferase, H3 lysine-36 and H4 lysine-20 specific has protein sequence MSGPYTGPNQYSCPLTSGADLSLSRCHDHRTSLTMSAVTSSLKHPPVYGFTPREHCFSSSSSSSSSSSYSPLRRLQHLTTMVSQPDLVLPLREPERSWEWGSSQREMGPAADCTGNVYSTTQNLRKEGNLGKSTGGQKAAADGKSQDKEKKTEGGFSGPSSPAFSLESNSPFANGFLHFESSLFEDEDNSQEQDSSGESQDKQENVPHSHLSVSNSDSKTSTFPTTKVVTRSQSSGQRRRYWDGSDDEWDSDTELFLLSDSYSRHSMNSPKKKSLPPLKFLEGEVIWAKFNRRPWWPCEVIVDPALGNYHRVKEPSERPCRLYYVRTFGEPVEVMWVEDKSTHTFHGGFELEHLPLLRRKGKQREQNYRCTIPKRYHNSWNSSVAEAESVLQKRPKMASSALLSIEDAFLESSALEEANKDQTTVAPSSPPAVQETTPDTNGCISSPVLSSPTMTPAKPSTLKKSGKKKPNKSSKQLKSKHSKMTFYNSFDQCDRDSEECPYSDLESVPKILCPKALERQQKIPAPIQTSVAAVKEVKKQPEVQSGLWFSKSGKDRRPKTISPVPDRTLFSKVPSKKKNSPVVNKKSLVPGSSSGRGDLSGLPDKPKTPVPAETEPPSEQAEHLKCKNGPAASRTFGRDSDPAEKSPIPVETVRPPHKGGPSKGRHTIGDTTHNVTCAAPDNSDTEQALKPNTEGILNDESKISESVESTAHTEQSEAAKHTKPTDSNSEGPEELEADDTSGDGLDVNATEREKQARLKAKCRMPFVKLIRKDLQFKNSSVTVSSSDHPECTKIKKTLDANVADAPKPSDSVDNIPSSSVGQETKSEPATVSVKKMKASGGTSILCLSAEPVKIILSSHISRLSDETGSPEEESIHLNVSPNTVAHPPPHPSPPPPPSPGKSINSSERSDISGQTSTANVPSQQPVTLGFTNVLSYESSKEVIHKTKRASGKVGKHVLPEQPAHLPASSRLMTRALKAMQEQEKSGKARKAHRQQEDLVVCTSKTSTRHPETKRDRPGKMSTHSKNNGELDEDTFSSCSTPTTLSSETADFEGNVKSEDEDLSISSTPPMDFIPLTSRVKSKKEDHSSEGSSSSLSSSPFSFMNAFKNLEEVSFQSLASEADGKPVSFKANKNYKFSTFLMMLKDLHDTRERDGTPLELQIGPASAHVKKEPLVMPGEVPTAGKHELTEHIGDNNNLNPNKLTQNEDRTWLVSKRPYIRKANSNRIKKKANRRVPSQPSRSGPGFPGLESPPAVDSSRVGSHIQSVLDIKSNNWERLTGSHEAVTLEETARWSRVTENLENMMPLKQRTCSSALVLEQPNGLLADCNKTGPWLMRNVGDGDKSRTAHKRVRKPSKRLIEWSEEYDQIFSTRKKSKKPLHMIGKAVQPVTTTPDLLAMDKDTHERPSLKFIPEIQTPPPEEITPTQSELKIPSTENSQDAPVDTVDTLTPPPETDASLPEGFIKHPGSAPLLGRKRKRKPTQKILEYCLEAEASAGPKKKVKTLKSISNQSLESDADCAPPSVKSKTKLLAPSSSSLTTTEVSNLGPSQANLPPICPGPSPPVPATPKPDHFELPSADINAPQAADVKAHVIRKDAAESEGEQSSLDHSFSSMKDELLLCDDTLSPSRKIIGDRGGPASMKENICQVCEKTGELLLCEGQCCGAFHLACISLAEAPKGKFICPECKSGIHTCFVCKKRSEDVRRCMIPVCGKFYHGECIANFAPTVAVNRGFRCSIHVCLTCFIANPNSSTISKGRLVRCVRCPIAYHATDLCMAAGCVILSNNSIICPNHFTPRRGVKNHEHVNVSWCFVCTEGGSLLCCESCPAAFHRECLNIEMPKGSWYCNDCKAGKKPRFKDILWVKVGRYRWWPAEVSHPKTIPDNILRMRHDVGEFPVHFFGSNDYLWTYQARVFPYMDVDANSKEKMGKGVDATYKKALEEAAVRFRELQAEKELRQLQEDKKNDRKPPPYKHIKVNRPIGKVQIFTADLSEIPRCNCKATDESPCGMESECINRMLLYECHPQVCPAGERCLNQAFTKRQYSQVEIFRTLSRGWGLRCVHDIKKGQFVSEYVGEVIDEEECRSRIRHAQENDICNFYMLTLDKDRIIDAGPKGNEARFMNHCCQPNCETQKWTVSGDTRVGLFALVDIPAGTELTFNYNLECLGNGKTVCKCGAPNCSGFLGVRPKNNPPSEDKGRKRRGHGKRKKKVVVTKEREDECFSCGDGGQMVSCKKPGCPKVYHADCLNLTKRPAGRWECPWHQCDICGKEAASFCEMCPSSYCNKHREGLLFISKLDGKLCCSEHDPCGPEPLEPGEIREYKPETSGLGMAVIQSCASNSTASSVMPKTRTDREISAGAGTCAPESLPAFSIPVPVTVPAGTSAGPRPPVGSDLPSSPHVFDLPHYSPISSYDEEEEELLAEVEDDEELVEEGQQKSDEEDEEAVYLEEDEEEEDDEEEE, from the exons ATGAGTGGGCCTTACACAGGCCCCAACCAGTACagctgccctttgacctccGGGGctgacctctctctctccagatgCCATGACCACAGAACCAGCCTAACCATGTCTGCCGTCACCTCCTCCCTCAAACACCCACCCGTTTATGGCTTCACACCACGGGAgcactgcttctcctcctcctcgtcctcttcttcctcttcttcctacAGTCCTCTCAGGAGGCTTCAACATCTCACCACCATGGTGAGCCAGCCTGACCTGGTGCTCCCACTGAGGgagccagagaggagctgggagtGGGGGAGCAGTCAGAGGGAAATGGGCCCTGCAGCTGATTGCACCGGCAATGTTTATTCCACCACACAGAATTTAAGGAAGGAGGGGAATTTGGGAAAATCCACCGGTGGACAAAAAGCTGCTGCCGATGGAAAAAGtcaggacaaggagaaaaaGACTGAGGGTGGTTTCTCAGGCCCGTCTAGTCCTGCCTTTTCCCTGGAGAGCAACAGCCCCTTCGCCAATGGCTTCCTGCACTTTGAGTCTTCTTTGTTTGAGGATGAAGACAACAGTCAGGAGCAGGATAGTTCTGGGGAGTCACAGGACAAACAAGAGAACGTCCCTCATTCTCATCTCAGTGTTTCAAATTCGGACTCCAAGACTTCGACCTTCCCAACCACCAAGGTCGTCACTCGGTCCCAGTCCTCGGGGCAGCGGCGGAGGTACTGGGATGGTTCGGACGACGAGTGGGACAGTGATACCGAGCTCTTTCTGCTCAGCGATAGTTACTCAAGGCATTCAATG AACAGCCCCAAGAAAAAGTCTTTGCCCCCTCTGAAGTTTTTAGAAGGTGAAGTCATTTGGGCAAAGTTCAACCGAAGACCGTGGTGGCCCTGCGAGGTGATCGTTGACCCCGCGCTGGGAAACTATCACAGAGTCAAAG AGCCCAGTGAGCGGCCATGTCGGCTCTACTATGTCAGGACCTTTGGAGAGCCTGTGGAAGTCATGTGGGTGGAGGATAAATCAACTCACACCTTCCATGGAGGCTTTGAACTTGAACATCTCCCCCTGTTGCGCAGGAAGGGAAAGCAGAGGGAGCAGAACTACAGATGCACT ATCCCAAAGCGTTATCATAACTCCTGGAACTCCAGTGTGGCAGAAGCTGAATCTGTTCTCCAGAAAAGACCCAAAATGGCGTCCTCTGCTCTTTTATCGATAGAAGATGCCTTCCTAGAAAGTTCTGCCCTAGAGGAAGCCAACAAGGACCAAACAACTGTTGCACCATCTTCCCCGCCTGCTGTTCAGGAGACTACGCCCGACACCAACGGATGCATCTCATCTCCAGTACTTTCATCCCCCACAATGACTCCTGCAAAGCCAAGCACTTTAAAGAAATCTGGCAAGAAGAAACCAAATAAATCCTCAAAGCAGCTGAAAAGTAAACACTCTAAAATGACATTCTACAACAGCTTTGACCAGTGTGACAGAGACAGTGAAGAGTGTCCGTATTCTGACCTGGAATCAGTCCCTAAGATTCTGTGTCCTAAAGCCCTTGAACGTCAGCAGAAGATTCCAGCTCCGATTCAGACATCTGTGGCCGCTgtcaaagaggtgaagaagcagCCCGAGGTTCAGAGTGGTCTTTGGTTCAGCAAATCAGGCAAAGACAGGCGACCCAAAACAATCAGCCCTGTGCCAGACCGCACCCTCTTTAGTAAGGTCCCCTCCAAGAAAAAGAACTCGCCTGTTGTAAATAAAAAATCACTGGTTCCTGGCAGCTCCTCTGGGCGTGGCGACCTTTCAGGGTTGCCTGACAAGCCTAAAACTCCGGTACCAGCTGAAACAGAACCACCATCTGAACAGGCTGAACACTTGAAGTGCAAAAATGGACCCGCTGCTAGTAGGACCTTTGGTAGAGATAGCGATCCCGCTGAGAAGTCCCCAATTCCCGTTGAAACTGTCAGACCCCCTCACAAGGGTGGTCCCTCAAAGGGACGACACACCATTGGTGACACAACCCACAATGTGACCTGTGCGGCACCCGATAACTCTGACACGGAACAAGCCCTAAAGCCCAACACAGAAGGTATTTTGAACGACGAGTCCAAGATTTCAGAGAGCGTTGAAAGCACCGCTCACACCGAGCAGTCTGAGGCTGCTAAACATACAAAACCAACCGACAGTAATTCCGAGGGTCCTGAAGAATTAGAGGCTGATGACACATCGGGAGACGGTTTAGATGTTAACGCTACTGAGCGAGAGAAGCAGGCGAGACTGAAGGCCAAGTGTCGGATGCCCTTTGTGAAGTTAATACGGAAGGACCTTCAGTTCAAGAACTCCAGTGTAACGGTCAGTTCCAGTGACCACCCTGAATGtactaaaattaaaaaaacactagATGCAAACGTGGCTGACGCCCCAAAACCATCAGACAGCGTAGACAATATTCCCAGTAGTTCTGTGGGTCAGGAGACCAAATCAGAACCCGCCACAGTGTCGGTCAAGAAGATGAAAGCGAGTGGTGGGACAAGTATTCTCTGTCTCTCGGCAGAACCTGTGAAAATTATCCTTTCCTCTCACATATCAAGGCTGTCTGATGAGACGGGTAGCCCAGAAGAAGAAAGCATCCATTTGAATGTCAGCCCAAACACTGTggctcacccacctcctcatccttctcctcctcctcctccttctcctggaaAATCAATCAATTCATCTGAGCGCTCGGACATCTCTGGTCAAACTAGTACAGCTAATGTACCATCTCAGCAGCCTGTGACTTTAGGCTTTACCAATGTCCTGTCTTATGAGAGTTCCAAGGAAGTCATCCACAAGACAAAGCGGGCTTCGGGTAAAGTGGGCAAGCACGTACTCCCCGAGCAGCCTGCCCACCTCCCGGCCAGCAGTCGGTTGATGACCAGAGCTCTGAAAGCCATGCAGGAACAGGAGAAGTCAGGGAAAGCCAGAAAGGCGCACAGGCAACAGGAGGATCTCGTAGTATGCACTTCCAAAACTTCTACTCGGCACCCTGAGACCAAACGGGATCGCCCAGGGAAAATGAGCACTCACAGTAAAAACAATGGCGAGTTGGATGAGGATActttttccagctgcagcacaccAACTACTCTTTCCTCAGAGACGGCTGACTTTGAGGGTAATGTCAAAAGTGAAGATGAAGATCTCTCAATATCATCAACCCCGCCCATGGACTTCATACCTCTCACCTCCAGGGTCAAATCAAAGAAGGAAGACCATTCTTCTGAAGGGAGCTCTTCATCTTTAAGCTCTTCCCCATTTTCTTTTATGAATGCCTTTAAAAATTTGGAGGAAGTATCATTTCAGTCCCTGGCAAGTGAGGCTGATGGTAAACCAGTCTCcttcaaagcaaacaaaaactaCAAGTTTAGCACTTTTCTTATGATGCTAAAGGATTTGCATGACACAAGAGAGCGAGATGGGACCCCGTTAGAACTACAAATTGGGCCAGCAAGTGCACATGTTAAGAAAGAACCCTTGGTGATGCCCGGAGAAGTGCCAACTGCAGGAAAACATGAATTAACTGAGCACATTGGTGACAATAATAATTTGAATCCAAACAAATTGACACAAAATGAAGACAGGACATGGTTGGTGTCCAAAAGGCCATATATCCGTAAGGCAAACTCCAATAGGATCAAAAAGAAAGCCAACCGCAGAGTGCCTTCACAGCCTAGCAGGTCTGGGCCTGGTTTTCCAGGCCTGGAATCCCCACCAGCAGTGGATTCTTCAAGAGTGGGGTCTCATATCCAGTCTGTGTTGGACATAAAGTCAAACAACTGGGAGagactgacaggaagtcatgaaGCAGTCACGCTAGAAGAAACTGCGAGGTGGAGCAGAGTAACAGAGAATCTGGAGAACATGATGCCTTTGAAGCAGAGGACGTGCAGCTCTGCGCTGGTTCTGGAACAGCCCAATGGGCTTCTTGCGGACTGCAACAAGACCGGTCCATGGTTGATGCGAAATGTTGGAGACGGAGACAAGAGTAGGACAG CCCATAAACGTGTGAGAAAACCGAGCAAGAGGCTGATCGAGTGGAGCGAAGAGTATGATCAGATCTTCTCCACgaggaagaaaagcaaaaagCCTCTACACATGATTGGAAAG GCCGTTCAGCCCGTTACCACTACGCCCGACCTGTTGGCGATGGACAAGGACACACATGAGCGCCCATCCTTGAAGTTTATCCCTGAGATACAGACGCCCCCTCCTGAAGAAATTACTCCGACCCAGTCTGAGCTAAAAATTCCCTCCACTGAAAACTCCCAAGATGCACCAGTTGACACTGTCGACAcactcactcctcccccagaaaCAGATGCCTCCCTGCCAGAAGGCTTCATTAAACACCCAG gaagtgctcctTTGCTGGGGCGGAAGCGGAAGAGGAAACCCACACAGAAGATTCTGGAATACTGTCTGGAGGCTGAGGCTTCAGCTGGACCCAAGAAGAAG GTCAAAACACTGAAAAGCATTTCAAATCAGTCTCTTGAATCAG ATGCAGATTGTGCACCGCCATCTGTAAAATCAAAGACCAAGCTTCTGGCACCATCCAGCTCCTCACTGACAACCACAGAAGTTTCCAACCTTGGGCCCAGTCAGGCCAACCTGCCCCCTATCTGTCCTGGACCCTCACCTCCAGTACCAGCCACCCCCAAACCTGACCATTTTGAGCTGCCATCAGCAGACATAAATGCTCCTCAAGCAGCAGACGTTAAAGCTCACGTGATCAGAAAGGATGCAGCAGAATCAGAG GGTGAGCAGTCCAGCTTGGATCACAGCTTTTCCTCCATGAAGGATGAGCTCTTGCTTTGTGATGACACACTTTCACCTTCAAGGAAGATCATAGGAGATCGAGGCGGCCCCGCTTCCATGAAGGAGAACATATGTCAG GTGTGTGAGAAGACAGGAGAACTTCTTCTGTGTGAGGGTCAGTGCTGCGGAGCTTTCCACCTCGCCTGCATCTCTCTAGCCGAAGCCCCAAAGGGGAAGTTCATCTGTCCTGAGTGTAAATCAG GCATCCACACCTGTTTTGTGTGTAAAAAGCGCAGTGAGGATGTGCGTCGCTGCATGATTCCAGTCTGTGGGAAGTTTTACCACGGGGAATGTATCGCTAACTTTGCTCCGACGGTCGCTGTGAATCGAGGCTTCCGCTGCTCGATCCAtgtgtgtctcacctgcttCATTGCCAATCCCAACAGCTCCACCATCTCTAAAG GTCGTCTGGTACGATGCGTGCGCTGTCCAATAGCCTATCATGCTACAGACCTGTGCATGGCAGCGGGCTGTGTCATCCTCTCCAACAACAGCATCATCTGTCCCAACCACTTCACTCCTCGTCGGGGTGTTAAGAACCACGAACACGTTAATGTCAGCTGGTGTTTCGTCTGTACCGAAG gGGGTAGCCTTCTCTGCTGTGAGTCCTGTCCTGCTGCGTTCCACAGAGAATGTCTGAACATAGAAATGCCAAAGGGCAGCTGGTACTGCAACGACTGCAAAGCGGGGAAGAAACCACGCTTCAAGGACATCTTGTGGGTGAAGGTCGGGAGGTACAG GTGGTGGCCTGCAGAGGTCAGCCATCCCAAAACAATCCCAGATAATATCCTGCGGATGAGACACGATGTCGGAGAGTTTCCTGTTCACTTCTTCGGATCCAACGACTATCTGTGGACGTACCAGGCCAGAGTCTTTCCCTATATGGACGTGGATGCCAACAGCAAAGAAAAGATGGGAAAAGGTGTTGACGCTACATACAAGAAAG CTTTAGAAGAAGCTGCTGTACGATTCCGTGAATTACAGGCAGAAAAGGAGCTTCGCCAGCTTCAGGAGGACAAAAAGAACGACAGGAAGCCGCCTCCGTATAAACACATAAAG GTGAATCGACCGATAGGAAAGGTTCAGATCTTCACGGCCGACCTGTCGGAGATCCCGCGCTGTAACTGCAAAGCGACAGATGAGAGCCCCTGTGGGATGGAGTCCGAGTGCATCAACCGAATGTTGTTGTATGAATGCCACCCCCAG GTTTGTCCAGCAGGTGAGCGTTGCCTCAACCAGGCATTCACCAAACGTCAGTACAGCCAGGTGGAGATCTTCAGGACGCTTTCTCGGGGATGGGGTCTTCGCTGTGTCCACGACATCAAGAAG GGTCAGTTTGTGAGCGAGTATGTGGGAGAGGTGATCgatgaggaggagtgcaggtcGAGGATCAGACACGCTCAGGAGAACGACATCTGTAACTTCTACATGCTGACCCTGGACAAG GATCGAATCATTGACGCCGGGCCGAAAGGGAACGAGGCTCGATTCATGAACCACTGCTGTCAGCCCAACTGTGAGACACAGAAGTGGACGGTGAGCGGAGACACTCGGGTGGGACTGTTCGCTCTTGTTGACATCCCTGCAG GCACAGAACTCACCTTCAACTACAACTTGGAGTGTTTGGGAAATGGGAAGACCGTTTGTAAGTGTGGCGCGCCAAACTGCAGCGGCTTCCTGGGCGTCAGGCCGAAG AATAACCCACCGTCCGAAGACAAAGGTCGTAAGAGGAGGGGCCACggcaagaggaagaagaaggtaGTCGTGACCAAAGAACGAGAAGACGAGTGTTTTAGCTGCGGAGACGGAGGACAAATGGTTTCCTGTAAGAAGCCCGGCTGTCCTAAAGTTTACCATGCCGACTGCCTCAACCTGACCAAGAGGCCTGCAG GCCGTTGGGAATGTCCGTGGCACCAGTGTGATATATGTGGCAAAGAAGCAGCGTCCTTTTGTGAGATGTGCCCCAGTTCCTACTGCAACAAGCACCGTGAAGGCCTGCTCTTCATCTCCAAGCTGGACGGTAAGCTGTGCTGCAGCGAGCATGACCCCTGCGGGCCGGAACCGCTGGAACCTGGGGAGATCCGGGAATACAAACCTGAAACCTCGGGATTGGGCATGGCTGTCATCCAGTCCTGCGCTTCGAATTCTACAGCGAGCAGTGTGATGCCAAAAACCAGGACAGACCGCGAGATCAGCGCCGGCGCTGGCACGTGTGCTCCTgagtcacttcctgctttttccATCCCTGTTCCTGTCACCGTTCCCGCCGGCACCTCCGCTGGCCCACGTCCCCCCGTCGGCTCGGATTTGCCCAGCAGCCCACACGTGTTTGACCTGCCACACTACTCCCCCATCTCCTCATacgatgaggaagaggaggagctgctggcggAGGTAGAAGACGACGAGGAGTTAGTTGAGGAGGGTCAACAGAAATCGGATGAAGAGGACGAAGAGGCTGTATatctggaggaggacgaggaggaggaggacgatgaggaagaggagtga